TTCGTTTTCCATCTTGAAGATTTAccgtataataaaataataaaaccattccaCACACATGTATCAAACGCACACTTCCGTTGATTGGTCTATGCGGCACTATCGTCAACAAATACACCAATCACACTTCATCTTACATAAAAAATAagaacatgaatattcattacaaATTGTAAATAAGGTAGCTGACCTCCGGAAGTAAATTGCGGCCATTTTTAAATCACGGATCATGAGATAGGGTTAAACGCTTGGAAACGGCGTTTCTCGTGTAAATTTTCTTCCAAATTTCGGACAATTATGGTGATTGTGTAATTAATATGTCCACTCCAGCTGAAGAATTAGTTGGCTTGCCGCCTGAAGTTATATGGGAGTACCAGTTTCGTCTGATTCTTGTGGGAGATTCGACAGTAGGAAAGTCTTCATTACTACGCCGATTTTGTGACGGTAAATTTGTTGAGGTGTCTGACCCGACGGTTGGGGTTGATTTCTTCGCCCGGCTTATTGAAGTGGCGCCAGGCAGGAGAGTTAAGCTGCAGCTTTGGGATACAGCCGGCCAAGAACGGTTTAGGTATAATGCTAGATTACACGTAAAATCGtacaaattatgtttaaaaaggaagagtgtttgtttgtttaaatttatatttgttttttgctgTTGATGATgcctgtttttgtttatgttttgggTTGAGTACTATCATTCAAGTATCATCAAATCGTACTAAAGAAGTCTGTATAGTGTACAAGatatgctaaaaatagaagatCAGTGCCAAGATTGAAAGGATTTGAATTTGATTGGAGACTCATTGGAGTACTAAACCTGATGAATCTCAGATAAATGTTAGAATTcactaattaataataatgatcatGATGCGCACTTACAAAAACAAGTGGGAGGTTGTATGGTGATCGGTGGTCGTAACCCTCGATCCTTAATGTTGAGCaactatgtacaatgtatgtccAAGCTTTATATTTACTCCTGTTTATTGATTCTGTTTTGATTCTGTTTTTCAGGTCCATTACAACTTCCTACTATCGAAACTCTGTGGGTGTTCTCTTAGTGTATGACATTTCTAATCGACGAAGCTTTGAAAATCTTCAAGAATGGCTTCTGGAGGCAAAGGAGAATGTCACCAATCCAAAAAGCACAACGTACATGGTGATTGGTCATAAATCAGATCTGGACGATAAGAGGGAAGTTTACAAGGAGGAAGGAGAGAAATTT
Above is a window of Asterias rubens chromosome 11, eAstRub1.3, whole genome shotgun sequence DNA encoding:
- the LOC117296429 gene encoding ras-related protein Rab-39B-like; amino-acid sequence: MSTPAEELVGLPPEVIWEYQFRLILVGDSTVGKSSLLRRFCDGKFVEVSDPTVGVDFFARLIEVAPGRRVKLQLWDTAGQERFRSITTSYYRNSVGVLLVYDISNRRSFENLQEWLLEAKENVTNPKSTTYMVIGHKSDLDDKREVYKEEGEKFAAAYNMKFIETSAKACINVEAAFSVMAKEIYVKLKEGDLEIQDGWDGIKGGFSAPRETLRLEEPRQEKRPCCA